Genomic segment of Paenibacillus sp. FSL R5-0912:
GCAAGACATCCTTACCCTCATTGAGGAACTGTACAAACTGGCTCGCGCCGCCCTCATAAAAGAACTCATCCTGCCGCCCGCTCCGCTCATCGCTGAGGTTGATCCGCAGGCCCGAGTTCAGGAAGGCGATCTCCTGCACCCGTTCCGCAAGTGTATCGTAATTCAGTGAAATGCCAGTCGGGAAGACGCGAATATCCGGCTTGAAGGTGATCTTCGAACCGGTCTTATTCGTATTTCCCAGTACCTCAAGGCCAGTCACAGGCTCGCCGACATGTTCTTTCCCGTTTTTGTCGACCCAATATTCGAAGCGTTGCCGGTGGATCTTGCCTTCACGGTAAATCTCCACTTCCAGCCACTCGGACAAAGCATTGGTTACTGATGCCCCTACGCCGTGCAGACCGCCCGATTTCTTATAGCCGGAGCCTCCGAATTTACCACCCGCATGCAGAATGGTGAAAACAACCTGCGGAGTCGGCACTCCCGTCTTGTGCATTCCGGTCGGAATTCCCCGTCCGTTGTCAATTACGGTGACCGATCCGTCCTTGCGGAGTGTGATATCAATCTTCGAGCAAAACTTGGCCAAATGCTCATCTACGGCATTGTCCACTATTTCCCATACTAAATGGTGCAGTCCCGAGGAACTCGTACTGCCAATATACATGCCGGGCCGTTTGCGGACCGCAACCAGACCTTCGAGCACCTGAATGTCGTCAGCATCGTATCCAGTCCGGCCAACTTCGGCGTTCTTAGAGACTTTTGCAAACATATCGATCTGTTCGAGCATTCATGCTCCTCCTTCTTGTGTCACTATCTCTATAAAATGCAAACAAACGTTTTCGTTCACTTTGTACATTCTAATTCAAAATATCCCGTTTCGTAAAGACGGCGAATGAAATGATTACTGCAGCCAGTCCCCAAATCGCCAATACCGCCATCGAAAATGCCAGTGTCATGCCCTCAATCGGTGCGGGAGTACCTGCTAAATACCCGGTAAGCCCCATATTAACCATAAATAAATATTTGGCCGCAGTCCAGGCTGAAGCCATATTCGTCAGGATCGTGCCTGCAATCAGCGCCGCCATCATCACCACGATACTGGCTGCCGTACTGCGTACCAGAACCGACACCATGAAGGCCAGCAGAGCAACAACTACGCTGACGAACCAGATCAGACCGCCCTGCATCAGCAGGTATTTCCATTGCGGCACGGCGTGAACCGTGGTCATATCGACCGTATCCCCGCTTAGCTGAAAGCCAGTGAACACCGGAACATCGAATCCTTTATATCCAAAAGCCAGCCCTGACACCAGGTAGCTGATGATAAAAGCAGACAGGACGATTAAGGAGACAAACATCATGAGGGCCGTCATTTTACTGAACAGCACCTTCCAGCGTTTGACCGGACGCGTCAGCAGCATCTTGATCGTTCCTGTTGTTCTCTCTCCTGAGACCAGATCCGAGGCCACCGCCATAATCAGCAGAGGAATGAACAGGGATACGGAATTGTCCAGAAACTCACGGGTAAAGGTAACGCCGCTTGGCTCGTTCGGGTTCACATCGTGATCCAGATAATACTGCAGCTGCTGAACAAAAATCCTCCGGTATGACTTCCATTCTTCCGGAATCCGGTCGCTGCCGAGGGAGTTCTGGTTATCGGTAATCTGCTGCTGGACCTCCAGCCTCCAGTCAGAGTTAAACTTATCCCGGCTCCGTTCTGCTATCCGCATCTGTGCATAGGTAAACATAGGCACAAGCACAAGCAGAATCAGCAGGATGACATAAAACCGTTTCTTTTTTATGATTTTGAGGCACTCATTGCGGATGAGCGGCAGCAGGTTAGTCAATAGTTTCACCTTCCGTTAGCTTCAAGAATAGCTGTTCCAGTGTTGGGTTGATTTTATGCACAGCCCGGACCTCCACCTCATCTGTAACCAGTACGGCGACAATTTCCGGGATTAGCTCCTCTTCCATAACCGTGATCAGGGAATTCTCTCCCATGCCTGCGATAATGGAGTCGTCCAGTGTTACCTCATCCAGCTCCAGCAGACGGATATCCGGCCGGCTGTTTAATAGTTCTCTTGCCTGCTTCAGCGGCTCCAGCTCCCACAGGACGTATGGAGAATTGCGGGCAACGAGCTCGTCCACACCGCCCACGGCGAGTACCCGCCCTTTACTGATGATCGCCACACGGTCGCACAGCAGCTGAATCTCGCTCAGCAGATGGCTGGAGACGAACACGGCCAGCCCTTCATCCGCCAGCTTGCGGATGAATTCGCGCAGCTCCTTGATGCCCTTCGGGTCCAGGCCGTTCGTCGGCTCATCGAGAATCAGCAGCCGTGGCCGGCCCAAGAGTGCCTGGGCAATGCCCAGCCGCTGGCGCATCCCCAGTGAATACGTGCTCACCTTGTCATGAATTCGCTGATCCAGCCGTACAATATCCACAACCTCGGCAATCCTCGCCTTGTCCACACCGGGCTGCATGCGGGCGAAATGCTGCAGGTTCTCCCAGCCTGTCAGATAGGTATATACCTCGGGATTTTCGACGATGGAGCCTACGTATTGCAATGCTTTTTCCGGGTCACGGTTTACATTGTAGCCGCAGACGGTAATTGTTCCTTCACTTGGCCGGATCAGGTCAACCAGCATACGAATTGTCGTTGTTTTGCCGGCACCATTGGGACCCAGGAAACCGAATATCTCGCCTTTCCGGACGTCAAACGTAACATCATCTATGATCCATTTACGGCCTATTTTTTTGCGGACCCCTTGTACGGACAGGACTACCTCCCCTGAGGCTTCTTGCATTGGTTTAGCCATCGATATCCAACTCCTTGCTGCACTCATTTCTGTTCACAATGCTCCTGTTCTGGCTCCATTCCAATCCCTGTGTTCCTTACTAGTGCACAGCTTGTACAATCCGTTCACTTATCCGCTGATAACCGTCCCCGTTGGGGTGGAAATGATCATTCGAGAGATACTTGTTCAGATGCCGGTTGAACAAATCGAAGGTCGGAACGAGTGTCATATTGCTATGGGTGTTGATGATATCCATCGCTGCATTGTTCCAGGCAGTTACAGCCTGATTGCCCGGAACCAGCAGGTCCGCAATATCTCCGAAGGGATTATACAATCCCACGTAATAAATCTGTGCCTGCGGATTAATCCCGGCAATGGTGTCAAGAATACTGCCCAGCCGCCCCGATGCATCAGGCAGAGCCGAGAGCAGAGACTCGGGAGTCAATTCGTCGGTGGAGGCTGTAGGCACGGGTGCTGAACCTTCTACCGTGTTATTCGCAGCGGATTCAGTCCCGAGCGGTGCTATTCCGTTCGTAGGATTCTCCGTATCTGCTGACGATGCTGCCTCTCCGCTACTGCTGCCTGATCCCATAATATCCGAGCCTCGGAACAGGTCATTGCCGCCTATAGAGATCAGGATTACATTCGCCTGGCGCAGCGCGTACTGTACACCCTCCTCCTGAAGCTTGCTCTGCAGTCCGGCTGTGGTTAAGCCGTTAATGCCCATGTTGCCGAGCAGCTCCGCCTTGCCTCCGTCCGCCGATAACGCCTCCAGCGTACGCTTCACAAACCCCTGTCCGGAATTGTCGCCGGTCCCTTTGGCCAGAGAATCCCCCAGCGCCAGTATGTTCAATTCATCCGTTGCCGCTGCTGTCGGTGCAGCTGTTTCCTGCGGGAGGGAAGACAGGAGTGTCTCCCCTTTGGGGTTGATAATATCGCTTACCGCGTACACAAACCCTATAATTAAAAGTAAAGTTGCCAGGATGGATACCAGGCCCACTGCCCTCCAGGTCCATTTGGAATCGTTCAATGCTATCCCTCCGTATGCCGATCTATTCTCCATTGTTCCACATTTTACAAACTTCTTAACTATGTAGATAAACATAATTCTTCTTTGCTTAATTTGCAAATAAAGCGGGGGGTTTAGGTGATGGGCGCGGCTGCGGTGATTTTGGGCTTCCGGCCGCTGTTGTCCGCTCCTACAGTTCCAAAATCCCCTCCGCCGCTTCCACCTAAACGGTGTGGAGCAGGCAGGGCGGCACTATAGCGCTGCGCTGATCGTGCGAAACCGCAAAGCTCCATCCACTCTCACAAGTGGAAAAATGTATCTAAAATTCGTCAATTTCTGAGCAGTGGACGGAAGCAAGTGGATAAACAACATCTAATAATGTAAGTTTTCGCTACTTTGGGTGAAAGGACATAATTTAAGTGTTGTTTTTCCAACTATGGTTTTAACGCGGTCCATTGCTTCTTCAGCAGATGGACAAAATCCAACTAATTTCATTTCCCAGCAAAGCCCGGGCCTATCGAGTTCATTCTTCAAGTGTCATTCCCGCTCCACTATTATCCACCATAGACGATTGTGATATTTCCTAAACCTCAAAAAAAGTCCCCCGGCAAGCCGGAGGACGAGTGAAGCCTTACAAATGAAGCATAAGAGGTTAGTTGATTTACGTTGAGTTGTTATATTATTTACCGATGAATTCTTGAACCCAGTAATTATTGTCAAAGCCTACGCCGATGTAGTTGAAATTCGTACTCAGAATGTTAGCCTTATGGCCCGGGCTGTTCATCCAGGCAGTCATAACTTCCTGCGGCGTTTTCTGGCCCATTGCGATATTCTCTCCGGCTGCCTGATAAGTAATACCGAACGCGGACATCATATCAAAAGGCGATCCATAGGTCGGGGAAGTATGGGAGAAATAGTTGTTCGTACGCATATCCGTAGCCTTGGCCGCTGCCACTTTGTTCAGGCTGTCCAGTGCGGAGACAGGAGCCAGTCCTGCAGCAGCGCGTTCTTTGTTCACCAGGGCTACAACCTGCTGAATGTAGCTTGAAGCGCTGTCTGCGACAGCTGGAGCTGGTGTAGCTACTGGCTTAGCTGTGGCCACAGGGGCAGCCGTCGGTGCTGGTGTAACAGCAGGCTTAGCCGTTGCTACTGGCGCAGCTGTGGCTACTGGTCTAGCTGTCGCTACTGGTACAGCGGTAGCCACTGGCTTAGCTGTTGCTGCCGGGGCTGTCGCTACCGGATTCTTATAAATAACGGTTTGGGATACGGTGAACGTATTCCCGTCAAATACAAATGCCTTCGAATTGTACTGTGTGAAATATTCCATGAATTTTGCGAAATTCGTATCTGAAGCGGTTGCCGTAGTGGCTCCAGCTGCTGCGCTTGCCTGTAATGGAAGTGAAATGCTAAGTGCCATAACAGCGGCTACACTTCCACCTATCATTGCTCTTAAAGTCTTGCTTTTCATTCTGCCATCTCCTTATTCTTGTTGTAGAATTACCTGGCTGCCGAGAGTTGCGGACATCAATTGTTACAAAGTTGTAATTTGTTCCTCAGTCATTGTAACATAAAAGTTCCCGCTGTGCGCTTCTAAATTATGACATTTCCCTTCAGGCCTGAGGCTTGTCCGTTCCTCTACAAAAAAGTGGAAACGGCTTGCCGTTCCATAATAAGGACGGTACCGTTTCAGCGAGAAATAGTAGGATAATCTATAGAGCGTGAAGCATATACATTCTTATATTTCAAGAAACCGTCCTCTTCAGAACGGTCGCATGTTCTTATAGTTAATATCGGCATTTCACCGGCCGCCGCTTAATGAAAGGACTGCCAGAATTCCCCTTCTGTCGAGATCAGGCCCATAATTTCGGCATACGGAATCCGGAATGTTGGAAAGCCCGCAGCATACGGAGCAATTTCATAAGGGGCAAAATAGAGATACAGCGCTTCGCCATCTACATAAAAAGGCTGGTCAGCCGTAATGCCTTTGTACGTATCCGGAAAAACATAGGAATACTGCGGATCATTCGCAATCTGTTTTCCGACAATATCACTGAGTTTCTGCACATATCTGCTGCCAGGCTTGAACAGATCACTCAGCGTGTAAAATTTGCCGTTGCGCAAATTGATATGCTCATAGAGCATTGTCGGCATCCCATGTGCCGCCCCAAATGGAAAGCGGTATCCGCTGAGTTCCAGTACCAGCAGATTCTTGCGGAAGAAGGATACGGCAAAATCTCCCGTATAGCTGAAATCCTGCCCCGCTCCCCCAGTTCCCGCACCTTCTGCGAGTGAGAGACTGCGCAGCTTGTCATTGACGGCTCTGGACACTTCGGAGATGGCAATACCTTCCACGACCGGATAGTAGACCAGGTAATCCCTGTTCGGTTTATATTTCTTCTCCAGCACGGAATACGGCGGTCTGAGCGGAATGACCCCATTTTGCCGCCAAACCTGCTTGCCTCTGCGGTCATAGTAGGCAGTACGCTGGTCTACATCCGCACGGATCAGGTTGCCGCTGAAGGATAGCGATCCTGAGCCGGCAATGACCGGCGGCTGGGCAGCTTTTTTACCGCTTTTATCGATAAAATACGTATCCTTGGCATCATACACCGACGCTAGCCCGTTCTGATAATTGTTCACCCCGAGCAGCGGATGGGTACTGAGAATTCTTCCTGTAAGCGCATCTGCGATCACATAGCGTGAGCCCCGGTACGGCTGATCGGCATAAAGTGGAGTTCCCAGCGCAACCCGGTTCTCACCAAGCTGCTGGACTTCATAGTAAGTTGCCGGAATAATGGCTTTGCCCTGCTTGTCGATCAGGCCATAAGCATTACCGTAATTCTCTGCTGTGTTGATTACCGCACGCCCTTCGGAGAAAGGCAAGGCTGCTGTAAACTGCGGCTGGATGGCAATGCTGCCGTCTGTGTGGAGGTAACCGTATTTCCCGTTCTCTGTAGCCTGAAAAGCCAGCAGACCCTCCCCCGGATACCCCACGAATGGATATTTGTACGTATGCAGCACCGTTCCCTGGGGATCAATCAGCGCGTACTCACCCTCAGCGACTTTGACCAGAGCCGTTCCGTCATTGAAATCCCCGGCATCCAGATACACCGCTGGCAGCACCTCTTTGCCTTGGGCATCCAGATATCCGTAGTATGAGTTCCCCCCGGTTGTATTCTGCTTGGAGAACAGCGCGCGGCCTTCATGCAGCGAATTCAGATAGTCATACCGCGCGGACGTGACCTCTTTGCCTTTTTCATCAATAAAAGTGTAGCCCTTAGCATCCGAAACCACAGCCCGCCCTTCGGCAAACGGAGCAATAAAGGAATATAGCGGTTTGACCTTCTCCCGCCCGGAGCTGTCAATCAGGCCGCTGTAATTCTTGCGCTGCACTACCGCCAGGCCATTCTCCTGGAAATCCTCCGCATAGTCGTATCTGGGCTCGATCACAGTTCGTCCGTCGTTATTAATGTAGCCCCACAGGGTTCCCTCTTTAAGCTTAAAAGGAGCCGGGTGCAGCAGCTCCGCCCGCAGCCCGCTGGCATCTACCTCCGGAAGGATGATAAGCGCCTCCAGCGGCTTTTTGGAGTAGTCTACGCGGTATAATCCCGCTTCTGCCGGGATCGTCACGAACAGCTCATCATCCGCTCGGATGAAATCCTCCTCCTGCTGCGAAATAGCCTCATTCCAGCCGATCCCGTCCCACCGCCATACCTCCGCCATAATCAGACCATTGTCATTCTCTTTTCCCAGCTCGTTCAGCTTAATCCTCAGCATTCTGTCGCTCTCCCTTACAAAGGCATTTGCCTATAGAATATGAGAGTGAGGGGGAAAGGGTGTTTATGTGCCTGGGGCTGCCGAGACGCTTGAGTATGAGCGTCAACGTGAGCGTGGAATACGTTAAGAGCGTCGAATGCATTAAGAGCGTGAGGGCATACATGCGTTAAAAGATTAGGAAAGGTGCGGCCGTAACTGCGGTGAATGTTTGGACTTCCGGCCGCTGTTAGGTTTGGATTTCCTGATTTTGACCGCGTTCGCGGTAGAAATCCAAACCTAAAGGCGGACGCTATCGCTCCTACAGTTCCAAACTTCCCCTCCGTTACTCTCCACCTTTCTGCAGCAAAACCAAGGTCACTGGCACAAACTACATCAAAGCATAAACTGCAACCCTAAGAGCAGCACAAAAACACCCTTTCAGAGGGTGTTAGCCGGATGTTCAAGGGCTGCTTCGCCTGCCCTTTCACTTGTTATTGGGGTTCTGCAGCTACGTGCGCTGGCATTGGAGAGAAAAAAGAGCAACTTCACTATCACTACTTCCTCTTCAATATAAAATCCTGCACCAAATACAACATTTATACACCTGGTTACTTTTCGGGTGTGCTGCACACTTAAGTGTGCAGATATTTGGCATGGTTGTGGAGCAACGTTGCGACAAAATCAACAATCTCAAAGCAAAAGGCGTTTGCGAAATACCGCAAACGCTTAAGATGCTCCCTCCCACCCCGGTGAGGTGATGGGAGTAACGAAGGTAAAGTTTGGAACTGGAGGTACGGCAGCACCATTCTTGCATTCAATCGAAATGTGAGATGGACTATGAACTGTTAACCTATATAAGGTAAGAGTAACGGAGGAGATTTTGGAACTGTAGGAGCGATAGCGTCCGCCTGAAAGCTTTCCAAAGGAAAGCTCACTTCGGAAGCATACTCTTGTTTGGATTTCTACCGCAAACAGCGGAATAAAATCAGGAAATCCAAACCTAACAGGGGCCGGAAGTCCAAAACTCACCGCAGTTACGATCATACCTGATATTTAAGATTTCCAGTTCATTTTACATCTTACATGGACATTGAATGCAAGAAATCCGGGTGCACCAGCACCCGGAAGTCCAAACATTCACCGCAGCTACGGCTAATCACCGAACCACAATTATTTCTTCGAAGAATATTTACGCATATCGAACGAGACAGCTGCGATGATGATGAGGCCTTTGATGATCAGCTGGTAGTAAGGGCTGATGCCGATAAAGGTCAGACCGTAGTTGATCAGGGTGAAGATGATAACACCGACCAGGACACCCGGCACAGTACCGATACCGCCTGTTGTGGATACGCCGCCGACTACGCAAGCCGCGATGGCATCAAGCTCGTACATGTTACCATAGTTGTTGGTAGCGCCGCCTGTTCTTGCAGCTTCAAGCACACCGGCCAGACCGTAAAGGGCACCAGCGATAGCGTAGATGTAGATCAGGTTCTTGGAAACGTTGATACCGGAAACCTTAGCAGCCTGCATGTTGCCGCCGATAGCGTACATGTTCTTACCCAGTTTGGTTTTGTTGAACAGCACCCAGACCACGGCCGCGACCGCCAGGGCTATGAGAACGATGTAAGGTATTGAATATTGGCCGCTGCCGATAAAGCCGGAGCCGATTTTGGTGAAGTCAGGACGCAGACCACCGATTGGCTGCGATTGGTTAGGGTCCATATCGAAGTACAGGGAGTTAAGTCCGTACACGATGAGCATGGTACCCAGGGTAGCGATAAATGGCGGTACATTCAGCTTGGAGACAATGATACCATTGACGAGACCGCAGAGCAGACCGGCAACAATGGCAATCAGGATGGGAAGCCATACTTGGACCTGCGGCATATCAGGGAAGAACCGGCGTGAGTAATCCGGTATCTGGAGCATGGAGGCGGAAATAACCGCCGTGAAACCAACTACCCGGCCTGCTGACAAGTCGGTACCCGCTGTGATGAGGATAAAGGCTACCCCCAGCGCGATAATTACGCGTGTTGACGACTGAATCAGTACGTCACGCAGGGTGTTGATGGACATGAAGCTTGGTTCATATATGATGATCCCCATAATCAGCAGTATCAGCACGATGTAAATTGCGTTTTGAGTCACAAAGGACTGAGCTTTTTTAACGTTCATTAGTAGTGATCCCCCTTAAAATTACGCGAGCATATTCTCCTATCCGTACTCCTTAATGCTGTGCAGCGAGACGCATAACTTCGGTTTCCGTAGCTTGCTCGCCTTCTAATATTCCTGTAAGCCGTCCTTCCGACATCACCATTACACGGTCAGACATGCCCAGCAGCTCAGGCATTTCCGAAGAAATCATGATAATGCTCTTACCCTGCTTCGCCAGATCAGCAATAATCGTATAGATTTCAAATTTGGCACCAACGTCGATACCTCGGGTCGGCTCATCCAGCAGCAGGACTTCAGGCTCTGTAAGCAGCCATCTAGCCAGCAGCACCTTTTGCTGATTTCCGCCGGAAAGATTCATAATTTGTGTTTTGGTTGTTGGTGTTTTGGTACGCAGCTTCTCGATCATTTTATCGACTTCTTCTTTCTTCTTTTTGCCGTTAAGCAGGAAGTAAGGCGTCTTATAATGGTCAAGGTTGGCGATTGCCCCGTTTTCATGCACGGACAATACCGGGAAGATACCGGTTACACGGCGTTCCTCTGTCAACAGGGCCAGGCCATGCTTCTTGGCATCCTGCGGCGAATTGATCTTCACCTTCTTGCCTTCAATGGAGATGGAGCCGGATTTAATGGCGCGGAGACCGAATAAGGCTTCGATAACCTCTGTTCTCTGCGCACCCACGAGACCGCCAACACCGAGAATTTCACCACGTCTCAGCTCAAAGGATACATCTTTGAATGATCTTGGCTCCGGTGAGGTCAATCCTTCCACCTTCATGTAGACTTCGCCCGGAACATTTGTGCGTTCAGGGAATCGGTTAGTAAGGTCACGGCCGACCATTTTGGAGATAATCAGATCTGTGGTAAGCTCGGCCGAAGGCCAGGTGCCGATCTTTTTACCGTCACGCATGATGGTTACTTCATCAGAAATCTCCAGAATTTCTTCCATCTTGTGAGATATATAGATAATAGCTACGCCTCTTTTTTGCAGATCCCGGATAATCCGGAACAAATGCTCAACTTCTACACTAGTTAAGGAAGAGGTTGGTTCATCCATGACAATGACGCGTGAATGAAAAGAGACAGCCTTCGCGATTTCAATGGATTGGACCTTGGATACGGACAGCTTGCCCACCAAAGTTTCGGGATTCAGATCGATATCCAGATCTTTAAATAAATTTTCCGTGTCCGTGAACATTTTTTTGTGGTCAATGAACTGAATCGGCCCGATGCCCTTGGTCGGAAAACGTCCTAGCCAGATGTTCTCCATGACGCTGCGGAAAGGTACCGGGTGCAGCTCCTGGTGAATCATCGAAATTCCGTGCTTAAGTGCATCGTTGGAGTTAGAGATGGTGGCCTTTTGGCCATCCAGGAAGATCTCACCGGCATCCGGTGAATAGATTCCAAAGAGACATTTCATCAGTGTCGATTTGCCTGCACCGTTCTCGCCCATAAGTGCATGAACCGAACCCGGTCTTACCTTTATGCTGACTCCGTCCAGCGCCTTAACGCCGGGAAATTCTTTAGTAATGCCGTTCATTTCCAGCAAAAACTCAGCATTTGCCATGTTGTTACGCCCCCTACGCTTTTTTTCTTTTTCCATGAGAGGCACAGCGGTTCCATCCTGTTCCCTACCCGAAAGGAATTCCGGAGAGCGGGTGACCACTCTCCGGGATTTTTGTTTATGAAGCTTATCTGTATCTGGAGCAATCTAACGATTATTGAGCGTCAGCTACATTGTCTTTAGTGATCTTTTTGTAGGAGATCCATACGTATTGGTTGTCAGTGATGTCGAAGCCTACGGTTTCTTTGGTAGGTGTTTCGCCTTTAGCCAGCAGGGACGCCAGGACGATTGCCGCTTTACCCTGATTGTTAGCGTCGTTCAGTACAGTACCGAGCATAGTGCCGTCTTGCAGCGCTTGAACCGCTGGAGCAGTTGCATCAACGCCTACTACCGGCATGTATTTGTCGCCAGTGAAGTATCCTTGAGCTTTCAGAGCTTCAATTGCACCGAGAGCCATGTCATCGTTGTTGGCAAGAACGGCTTCAATCTTGTCGCCGTGGGAGCCGAGGAAGGCTGCCATTTTTTCCTGTCCTTTTACGCGATCCCACATTGCAGTATCTTCAGCCAATTTCTCAACCTTGATGCCGGCATCTTCGATAGCCTGGATGGAGTAGGTGGTACGCAGCTCAGCATCCTGGTGTCCCGGTTCGCCTTTGAGCATTACGTATTGCAGCACGCCGTCGCCGTTCTTGTCAGCTTCAGGGTGAGCCTTCCAGTAGTCAACAATCAGCTGGCCGGACATCGTACCGGACTCTTCTGCTTTTGCGCCTACATAATAAACTTTATCCCATTTCTTCATATCTTCAGGAAGCGGTTCGCGGTTCAGGAATACAACCGGAATGTCAGCTGTTTTTGCTTTGTCGATGATAACACCTGCAGCTGTGCGGTCAACCGGGTTGATCAGCATGCCGTCATATTTTTTGGTGACGAACAAATCCACCTTGTCATTTTGTGTAGGCTGGGAGTTCTGGCTGTCTACAATATCTACAGTGGCGATGCCTTTGGCAGCAGTATCAATGGCGTTTCGGACACCCGTCATGAAAGTATCATCAAATTTGTAGATCGCTACGCCAACCTTTGGAGTTTCAGCAGCTGAACCAGAGTTTGCAGTTGCAGGAGCGTTGCCTGTGTTAGCTTTGTTACCAGTGTCAGCAGCGTTATTGTTGCCGCCGCAGCCTGCAAGAGCAGCACCCAGCAAAGCACTAGCAAGTAAAACGGAAGTGATTTTTTTCATAATCAATTGACCTCCTGAGGATATTTCTTTTTTGTTATCCCGGTGTGTCCCGGGTACATCCTTATTATGCCCTACATGAAAACGGTTGCGAATATAAAATACTACTCATTTTCATGAAAATTCTAATGTCTAAAATCTGATTTACTCCTATCTGACAAAAGGGAACAGCAGCTTCTGGTTCTCGGGCCATAGCATATTCTCCAGATCAATCAGCTTGGTACCAGTGTCCACCCGCTCTGGAATAGTCACACCTTCAAGCGCTTCTACGGCGTATTTTACGGCTAAATACCCGTTGCTGAAAGGGTTCTGGATCACGGTCGCCTGCACCGTGCCATCTTGCAGCGATTCCATCATGGAAGGGGAACTGTCAAACGCAACCATCTTTATGTTGCCCATTTTTAAGCTTTGTATGACTTTGGCTGCTCCCTGGGATGCTATTTCATTCAAGGTGGCAATCCCGCGCAGATTCGGATGCTTCTCCAGCATTTCCCGGGTCAGGGTCTCGGCCTCCATCGTGCTTGAGGAAGTGTAGGAGATCTGCACCACTTTGACATTCGGATAACGGGCTGCGTAATTGAGGAATCCTTTCTCGCGCTCATCCGCATCTCTGGCCCCGTAATCAATGCTGCCTGTAGACCCCGGGCCCGCATTCAAAGAGGAGTTGGTGAAATTGATAATTCCGACTTCGCCATATCCCTGCAAAAGCTGGATCAGCCTCTCCGCAGATTTCTGTCCCGCTTCATAACCGTTCGACCCTACATAGGCCTGTACCCTGGCTGATCCGACTTCCGCATCAACTGAAATCACAGGGATTCTGTAATATGCTGCCTGGTCTACGACCTGAGCCAGTCCCATATAGCTGCTGGCAGCGAGAATAATCACATCCGCCTTCTCTTTAATGGATTCCTCCACCATAACCACCTGCTCATCGATATCACTCTCCGAATCCGGCGCTTTGAACGTCAGCTTGACATTGAATTCCTTCGCTGCAGCTTCCGCTCCCAGCTTCACCGTATTCCAGTAATCCCCTTTATTCATCTTGACGATCAAATGAATATTGCGCGTCTTGTTCGTACTGATGTAAGCAGGTGACGAATTAAAGCAAGACGACACGGAGATCCAGAGCACCCCGCACAGCAGCAGAGTCAGCCAAAAACGTATGCTTCTCACCGGTTTGTCTCCTCCTTCTCCTCTTCCAGTCCTTCACCGGCCAGGCGGGCCGGGAATGTGATGGTGACGATTGTGCCTTCCTCAATTTCGCTCTGAAAAGCAAGCCCATATTCGCGGCCATAATATAAGCCGATCCGTTCATGAACATTCCG
This window contains:
- a CDS encoding WG repeat-containing protein, producing MLRIKLNELGKENDNGLIMAEVWRWDGIGWNEAISQQEEDFIRADDELFVTIPAEAGLYRVDYSKKPLEALIILPEVDASGLRAELLHPAPFKLKEGTLWGYINNDGRTVIEPRYDYAEDFQENGLAVVQRKNYSGLIDSSGREKVKPLYSFIAPFAEGRAVVSDAKGYTFIDEKGKEVTSARYDYLNSLHEGRALFSKQNTTGGNSYYGYLDAQGKEVLPAVYLDAGDFNDGTALVKVAEGEYALIDPQGTVLHTYKYPFVGYPGEGLLAFQATENGKYGYLHTDGSIAIQPQFTAALPFSEGRAVINTAENYGNAYGLIDKQGKAIIPATYYEVQQLGENRVALGTPLYADQPYRGSRYVIADALTGRILSTHPLLGVNNYQNGLASVYDAKDTYFIDKSGKKAAQPPVIAGSGSLSFSGNLIRADVDQRTAYYDRRGKQVWRQNGVIPLRPPYSVLEKKYKPNRDYLVYYPVVEGIAISEVSRAVNDKLRSLSLAEGAGTGGAGQDFSYTGDFAVSFFRKNLLVLELSGYRFPFGAAHGMPTMLYEHINLRNGKFYTLSDLFKPGSRYVQKLSDIVGKQIANDPQYSYVFPDTYKGITADQPFYVDGEALYLYFAPYEIAPYAAGFPTFRIPYAEIMGLISTEGEFWQSFH
- a CDS encoding GDSL-type esterase/lipase family protein — encoded protein: MNDSKWTWRAVGLVSILATLLLIIGFVYAVSDIINPKGETLLSSLPQETAAPTAAATDELNILALGDSLAKGTGDNSGQGFVKRTLEALSADGGKAELLGNMGINGLTTAGLQSKLQEEGVQYALRQANVILISIGGNDLFRGSDIMGSGSSSGEAASSADTENPTNGIAPLGTESAANNTVEGSAPVPTASTDELTPESLLSALPDASGRLGSILDTIAGINPQAQIYYVGLYNPFGDIADLLVPGNQAVTAWNNAAMDIINTHSNMTLVPTFDLFNRHLNKYLSNDHFHPNGDGYQRISERIVQAVH
- a CDS encoding ABC transporter permease; this encodes MTNLLPLIRNECLKIIKKKRFYVILLILLVLVPMFTYAQMRIAERSRDKFNSDWRLEVQQQITDNQNSLGSDRIPEEWKSYRRIFVQQLQYYLDHDVNPNEPSGVTFTREFLDNSVSLFIPLLIMAVASDLVSGERTTGTIKMLLTRPVKRWKVLFSKMTALMMFVSLIVLSAFIISYLVSGLAFGYKGFDVPVFTGFQLSGDTVDMTTVHAVPQWKYLLMQGGLIWFVSVVVALLAFMVSVLVRSTAASIVVMMAALIAGTILTNMASAWTAAKYLFMVNMGLTGYLAGTPAPIEGMTLAFSMAVLAIWGLAAVIISFAVFTKRDILN
- a CDS encoding ABC transporter ATP-binding protein, with protein sequence MQEASGEVVLSVQGVRKKIGRKWIIDDVTFDVRKGEIFGFLGPNGAGKTTTIRMLVDLIRPSEGTITVCGYNVNRDPEKALQYVGSIVENPEVYTYLTGWENLQHFARMQPGVDKARIAEVVDIVRLDQRIHDKVSTYSLGMRQRLGIAQALLGRPRLLILDEPTNGLDPKGIKELREFIRKLADEGLAVFVSSHLLSEIQLLCDRVAIISKGRVLAVGGVDELVARNSPYVLWELEPLKQARELLNSRPDIRLLELDEVTLDDSIIAGMGENSLITVMEEELIPEIVAVLVTDEVEVRAVHKINPTLEQLFLKLTEGETID
- a CDS encoding CAP domain-containing protein, which gives rise to MKSKTLRAMIGGSVAAVMALSISLPLQASAAAGATTATASDTNFAKFMEYFTQYNSKAFVFDGNTFTVSQTVIYKNPVATAPAATAKPVATAVPVATARPVATAAPVATAKPAVTPAPTAAPVATAKPVATPAPAVADSASSYIQQVVALVNKERAAAGLAPVSALDSLNKVAAAKATDMRTNNYFSHTSPTYGSPFDMMSAFGITYQAAGENIAMGQKTPQEVMTAWMNSPGHKANILSTNFNYIGVGFDNNYWVQEFIGK